A region of the Candidatus Zixiibacteriota bacterium genome:
CGATGCCACCACGGAATCGATACAATTGGGACCGCTGTATTGAATGCAGCGCCATCGGGTGGTATCGATGACGGTATCGAGGTTGGTCTGAAAGATAATTCGGTCAGGACGGTCGAGCATAAGCCAGAGTTCAAACCCCGCTACCGTATCGGAGTAATTTTTCATATAGACGGAAATAGCGGAATTGAGGGTTGCCGGGTATCCTACGGTGTCTCCGACCTGCACCTCGAGGTCGTAAAACTGGGCTGTGGCCGTCATTGGCGCCGCAAGCATAACTATAGCCAGCATCGCGGCAAGGACAAATCCTTGTCTGAAGAACTTGGGGCTGAAGGACATTCCTTCCTCCTGTATCATGTTTGGTTCTGTCGGTTTTTTTAGCTATCTTTTAGCTACTAACCTATAACCACAACCTCAAGGAGTTGACCGGCTTAGGTCGGCGACGGTGGCCATAGGCGATATCTATATCACCTATCGGCTTTTCCGCCCGACATTACAGTCTTGCCAGTCTCAACAATCCTGCAATCAACAGTTTTTTCTTAAGCGACCCCCCACGGTCAGCTTAAGCAGTGTGGAAATCAAGTCTTAGAATAAGTACTTCTGAATAAATAAATGAAGACCTATATACCTTATCTCTTAAACAAGGTTCTTTTGCGGACACTTATCCTATCATCCGACAACCAATATACAGGGCGAACCGCAGCCTGTCAATAGTATTTTTGCCTAATTCTGCCGATTTTTTCTGTCGCCCGCCGCTCATCGTGCCGGCAACCACGGCAGGGAGCCCTCGTACCAGCCTGCCGCCGTCGCAGTTACCGGGCCGCTCTTCAGACCGGTCTATTTCAGCCGTCAGCCTGCCGGTCGTCACTCGTCTGTTCATGGGATGAACTGCTGGCGGTCAAAGCAGCGCCTTTTTAGTCGATTTTCCGTCACAGTAGAGATAAATTGTCTTGGCGCGCGCATTAAATTGCTGTAAATTTCCCCACTGATTTTCTGAAGGGATTGAAAAAGTGGCAAAATTAATATCAAAAAAGACCCGCGAGACGATTCTGACCGTAGCGGTCATAGTGCTGATAGTCCTGGTCGCTTTCTTCTATATAATCTACCCACTGATTACTGTACCGAAGATGACCGCCCGTCCTGACGGAAGCCGCTTCGAAGACCCGGAGTTCCGCCTTGCCAACAATATTGAGCCTTTTGTCGCCGCGGGACTCGCGCCAGATAGTTTCGCCGTCTCCTCCAACGACAACCTGCGCCTCGCCTCCGTCCGCTTTGCGCCTACCGACAGCAGCCTTAAGCCGCGGGGAACCGTGATTCTGCTTCATCCTGACGACACCGACCGGACTTTCTTTATGCCATATATTCAACCCTTACTTGACTCCGGGTGGAGTGTTGTTCTGTATGACCAGCGAGCGGCCGGAGTTTCGGGCGGAATTTATCGCTTTGCCGGAAGTTATGAAGCCGATGACCTGATAGAAATGGTCGCTTATCTGAATATTCATAGCCAGATGCCGGCTCCAGTGGTGGCGGTCGGATTTGGTCTGGGGGGTGATGCCGCCCTGGGGGGGGCCGGAAAAGACAAAAGAATCAGCGCCGTTATAGCCGTGACACCCTACCTCTCAAGCTCCCGCTGGCTGGAGGCTTCCCGCCGGAAACAGGGCGCCCTCTGGATTCCGCTGCATCCGATGGTCTATTTCTGGTGGTACCAGAAACTCTCCGGATTTCCTTTCGACCGGACCGGACCTGGCGAGATTGCGCCGCCGGAAACGGCGACTACTCTCTTTGCCGATACTGAACTGCTCAATTCGAAAGAGCTGAAATCGCTCCGAGAAAAGGCGGGACCGGAATATCTCCAGGTGGCGGAGTTGCCCTCCGACCCGGAACAGTTGCGCCGTCAACTCCTGGACGCGTTTTTCAAAGTTCGCTGACTTTTTATCAATCAGTTATTGGCATTCAGAAATTCGATTATCGCCGCCTGCGAGGAATCGGCCAGCCTGATTTTTTCGCCATAACGTTTGACCAGTCCGGGCCATTCCGCATCGGTATGCTTTGCCGGTCGGGGCAGAAGATGACAGGAGCGGCAGTTGGCGCGGAAAAGACGTTCCCCTTCGCTCATCTGCTGTCCCGCCTTATAAGCCCCCCCGCAACCGATCAGGCTCACTGCCAGAATAAGAATGAATCTTGTCAGGCGGCCGGTCATATCTCGACCCCCATAAGGAAACGAACCCGGGCGTCATCTGATTCATCGGTCAACCCAAAAGCGACTCCGGCGGTGTACCACCAGTTGCCGGAGGCAAAAGATACCGTGGGACCGAGATAAGAGGCGGTCTCGGTTTCGCCATCTTCGAATTCGAAGCGGGAGGTTGATTCCAGTCCGGCAATGAAGGCGGGATGAAACTGCCAGGAAAAGCCGGCGTCAACCCCCAATTCATGCTTGGTTCCGGGAGCAAAAAAGAGCTCATAAAGGGGATTTATCGCCAGGTTGAAATTGGAGACAGTCTTGGCTAATACCAGTTTTCCTTCCAGTTTGTTGGGAAGTTTCAAATCAACCTTGCGGTTGTACTCAAAATATAAAAGCGGGTCAAGGAACCACCGTCCCTCTTCGCCAAGACGGTAACGCGTTCTCAACTGCACCGCATCCCAGGTAAAGTCATCCCCTTCCAACTGCGAGAATATCTGATAGACCGAAAGATCCCAGTAATCGGTGAGCCCATGCTC
Encoded here:
- a CDS encoding CocE/NonD family hydrolase, yielding MAKLISKKTRETILTVAVIVLIVLVAFFYIIYPLITVPKMTARPDGSRFEDPEFRLANNIEPFVAAGLAPDSFAVSSNDNLRLASVRFAPTDSSLKPRGTVILLHPDDTDRTFFMPYIQPLLDSGWSVVLYDQRAAGVSGGIYRFAGSYEADDLIEMVAYLNIHSQMPAPVVAVGFGLGGDAALGGAGKDKRISAVIAVTPYLSSSRWLEASRRKQGALWIPLHPMVYFWWYQKLSGFPFDRTGPGEIAPPETATTLFADTELLNSKELKSLREKAGPEYLQVAELPSDPEQLRRQLLDAFFKVR